In the genome of Caldisphaera lagunensis DSM 15908, the window GTTAGAAAATATATTAGATTTTGCAAGACATTTTATAAAAGATGTGGATAATATAATTAAAATTAGTGCATTTAATGAAATTTATTACGATACCGTATTTAAAGATGTCAAGTTAAATGACAAATAATCAGCTGAACTTACACCTATTGTCATTTGGGAAGAAATGGAAACACCATTTATGTAAACTATTGTTGCTGCAAAACTAACTGGGTAGCTTGAGGGTATAACAGATGTAGAAGCTGGTGATATAGATATTTCTATACCTGGATATTTCTTATTGAAAACTGGAATATCTGTAAATCCCAAGTTAACAGTTGCATACGAATTTGGAGGTTGTGCTTGGCCCAATGATATGGCTTGCCAATCTACCTTGTATAATTGACCAACATAATAAATAGCATATAGAGGACCTATTCCTGGGAATGGCATTAAAGATGAAGAACCTGTAAATGGATTAGTAAAGTAATATGAACTAGTATAGAATGTATAATAATAAGTTGAATTTAGAGGTATTGTTGTATTTCCAACAACTACTCCTAAAAATGTTAGTCCTGTTTGGTTGTATTTATAAACAATTTTTTCTGCAACTGTATTTGTTGTAGCATTATAAAGCAATGCTGTTCCATTTTGGTATGTTATGTTATTGAAGAGCTCTACATAAGAATATCCATATATTGGTGAATAGATTTGATATTTCAAATAAGAGATCTTATTCATAATTTGGTATAAAGATGGTTGAGGATAAATATGTGTTAAAGGCTTTGAATAACTACTATAAGTATAAAGTCCAATTCCAGATGAAATTAATGTTGCTGCAAATAATACTATCATTATTGTTGTTGCTCTAGAGACCATATTTATTCCCCCTTTACCTTATGCAGTATAGGATTATTAAACCTACTTTTTAATCATATAGAAATTTAAAGGCCTTAAAAAACATTTTAAATCTGAACCATAGATAAAAGTTAAGGTGCAGAGAAGTGACGATCGGCTTAGCAAAAGGAGCAAATTCGATGGGTCATGTAGGTTGGATAACTGTAAGATGCCGCATATGTGGAAGGTACTTGGATTTATCTGGTCAAAAACCAAACGCAAGGCATGAAGAAGTAGTATATGCATGCCCTAAGTGCGCAAAAACGCTAAACGTTTATTTCTGCGCAGCTGATGCAAAGAGGCTTAGATATCACTGTCCTTATTGTGGCTCTCAATTAACAGTTGTATCTCCATTAATTGAAGGATAACCTCTTTGGTGTATGTATTGATAGAAGAATTTCTTTTAGATGGAAACCAAAGGGGTATAAAAGTATTAACTGATAATGAAGCTTTTTATTCCATAGATTATTATGAAAAAATAGATTTTGAACCTGAATGTATAAAAAAGGTTTCTATAAACAATTTGGAACTTTGCTATTTTAATATAAATGAAAGGTGTAAAGGATTAATGGTAAAGAGCTCTGATTTTATAGAAATCATTTCTCTTAGGTATTTTATGGATAAAGAGGAATATAATAAAATAAGCGATAAAGAAATTTATACCAGATGTTTAGAATTAATAAATAATTTTAAACTAAATTATAAAAAAGAGCAAAACCCTTAAATCCTTAGTTACTAAATTATATGTGAAGCCGGCCCGCCGTAGCTCAGCGGTAGAGCGCCCGGCTGTAGTGGGACAGGGCTGTATCGGCCTTATCTTAGCCGATACCGGGTGGTCCGGGGTTCAATTCCCCGCGGCGGGACCATCCCCTCTAACTGAGGAGCCATTTAATTTTACTTCATCTAATTTTGCTTAATTGAGGAAAATATTTTAGAATTAGAATAAAAATATAATGCTTTGGTGAATTAATTATGAATGAAAAGCTATTAAGCGCTAATAGGCCTGAGAGCAAAGATGGCAGACAATACCATATAAATCTTTCTTATGGGGAAGTATCAAAATATGTTCTATTGCCAGGAGATCCTGATAGGGTAGAAATAATAGCATCATTTATGGATTCATATAAAATAATTTCATCGCGTAGAGAATATAAGACAGCAAATGGCAAATATAAGGGAATTGATATTTCTATAACTAGTACTGGAATTGGGGGTCCATCAATTTCAATAGCATTAGAAGAACTTTTGAGAGCAGGTGCAAATACTTTTATTAGGATTGGCACATCTGGTGCTTTACAACCGTTTATAAATGTTGGAGATCTAATAATTGGAACGTCTTCTTTTAGATTAGATGGTGCAAGTAATGATTATGTTGAAAGGGGATATCCTGCAACAGCAAATTATGAAATAGTTAATGCTTTGATACAGGCTGCAGAAAGCTTAAATGTTAGATACCATGTAGGGATCATTGCTAGCACAGACACATTTTATGTAGGTCAAGGAAGGCCTGGATTTAATAATTATTTGCCAAAAAATAAGGAAAACATCGTTGAAGATCTTATGAAATTAAATGTTTTAGCATTTGAAATGGAATCTTCAACCTTATTTACTTTATCTCAAATATTCAAGGCAAGAGCAGGGTGTGTTTGTTCTGCTGTAGCAAATAGAATTAAGGATGAGTTTGTTGTTAATGCAGGAATAGATGATGCATCTAAAGTTGCTTTAGAGGCAACAAAAATTTTATATGAGTGGGATGGAATTAAAGAAAAATATAATAAGAAATGGTTTTATCCGGGCCTAATTAAGCTATAATTAGAGACAAAGTGAAAAAGTATGGATGATGTAGTTATAGAGAAAAGCGGAGCAATATTATTAGGAAAAAATTTTACTATAGATGGATATAGTAATAGATCAATAAGGGTTGTTACACATGCGCATGAAGATCATATGAAGGGGTTAAGGAGAAGTATAAAGGATAGCATTTTTATTGTCGCAACGCCAATAACTCATGAATTCTTAAACATATTAGGTTATCATATACCTAATGAGAAAATAATAAAATTAGATTATGATAAGACCATAGATATAATGGACGAAAAAATTACACTAAAGAAGTCTAGGCATATAGCTGGTAGCGCCCAAGTAGTTGTTGAAACAAATAATGCCATAGTTGGATATACAGGGGATTTTAAATTACCTGGAACTGAGCCTTTAAAAGACTTAGATACATTAGTTGTAGATGCTACTTATGGAAATTTAAAATATCAAAGAGGATGGGCTGATTGGGACGCGCTTGCTGCATTAATGAATTTAATAAATGAATATTCTAATAAAGGGCCTATTTATATATATGGATATAATGGAAAACTTCAAGAAATAATGGTGATGTTAAGAGAAAGGGGGGTAAACAATAGGTTTTTGGCTGATGAAAAGACACTAAAAATGGCACAAATAGCTTCAAACTATTATGGAATCAACTTAGGAAATGCTTCTATATATAATAAAGAATTGGTTGATGTCGACTCCATAATTTTTATTCATTCAACTAGATATCAAAATTTCAATAAACTGGAAGGAGTTCATGTTTTGCTAACTGGATGGGAACTAAGAGGTGTTGCAGTGAAAGTTGATGAGAATCAATTTAATGTTTCATTTAGTGATCATGCAACATTTAAGGAAATAATAGAATATATAAAGGAATCAAACCCAAAAAGAGTTATAATAGATGGGTCTAGAAGTCAAGATCCATGGTATATTGCAAAATATTTATCTAAAGTATTGAATTTGAAAGTTGATGTACAGCCAATATTTAGTTAAAAATATAATATTTGCAAAATTTTATAGATGATGGTGGGCTAAGTGGAAAATAATCAACAGATGAAAAAATTAAAACTACTCAAATCATCTATGAATTATTTTGGATCCTATGAAACTATTTTACCTCCAATACTAATGAGCTCAGGAATCATAATAGGTATAATTGCTAATATCCTTCAATCATATCAATTTATTTCTTTATCATTGATTATGGCCGCTATAACAATTGCTTTTGCGGGGTCAGCTATGGAGATAACTTATTTGCTTATATTGAAAAGAATGGAAAAGGTATTGTTGAATACAAATCAAAGCCTTGCATTAAGTATAGTAATAATAGCAGTTTTAATGATGTTATATTTTATAGTAATTGGAATGCCATTAGTTCATTACTATGAATCTGGTATTTTAAAAAAGTTATATATGTCAACAGAAGATAAGAAAAAATGCATTTTTGATAATCCAATATTATCTTTAATAACATTTGGATATGGTTTATCCATTTATCAGGCATGTAGTGGAGTAAATGTTATTAAGATAATAAATAATGCAATAAATAACTTATCTATTGCTAATACTTATGTTAATGCTTAATTAGATATCCTTAGGTAATGCTCCTTTAAATTTTTCTCCTCCCAATGCTATTAAAGGCAAAACTATTGATGGTGCTTTTATAGATTCATCAAGTATAATTCTCCAACTAGATTTGCATTTTTGACAGAATACTAATCCGATCCTTCCCTCTTTATCACTAAAGATTCCTAGGCTAAATTCTTCATCATTTCCACAATATGGACATACAATTTTTTTATCGGAAACCTTCCAAGTATAGCCACAAAAGTGACATACCATTTTATATTCATTATTTGTTTTTATCATTGTTTTGCTTTCAGAACCACATACTGGGCAATAAGGACTTTGGTTTGATATATTTCCATTTTTTTCCTCAAATTTTTCCGCATAAAGTCTTGATAATGCTTGTAAAACTATTAGTGAAGTCTTAGCTCCTTTAAAATCCATATTTCCTTCTAATGCTTCTTTTAATGCATTGTCTGCATCTTTTTTCTCAATCTCTTCCCCCAATGATTTAGAGGTTTCTTTTATCAATTCTTGCAATGTGCCTTGTTGTGATAATGATGAGACAAAGCTATTAAGGTCATCATATTGCAAATTGCTAATCATTTTATTTATATCGTTAATTATGTTGAGCTGTATTTCTTCTATTTTTCTTGCTATTTCAATATCTATCTTAAACCCAGCTAAATGGCCATACCTTCTTATCGAAGAAACAAATTCTTCAATATTATTCAAAAAAATCAGGCTCCTTATAATTGTTTTTTAAGAGATTCAATTTCTTTTATTAGAGCTGGAATTACTTGTTTATAATCTGCAACTATTCCATAGTCTGCTTGAGAGAATATTGGAGCATTTGGATCATTATTTATTGCTACAACAACCTCAGCCTCTCTAATGCCGAACATGTGTTGTGCGGCCCCACTTATTCCTACAGCTAAGTATAATATTGGTTTTACTGACTTCCCTGTTTGGCCTACCTGTTTCTCATGTGGTATCCATCCCATATCAACAGCTTTTCTGCTACCGGCTACTGCTGCATTCATTTTTGATGCCAATTCTTCTAATAACTTAAATCCTTCAACATTTCCTAAACCTTTTCCTCCACTTACTATAAGATCAGCTTTTTCTATTGGAACTTCATTTATAGGCAATAATTTTCTTGAGACTAATCTTGCCTTTGGTTTTGGTATATAATCAATCTTTTCTTCTATGATCTCCCCATTTCTATTAGGATCTCTTGGAGGTAATTTGAAAACATTTGGTCTTGCAGTTCCTATTTGAGGCCTTCTTGTTGGTGTTTTTATATAAGCTAGCAATACAGCTCCAAATGGAGGTCTTATTAATAGTACATCCTTTGTCTTCTCATCGACATCGAAATCTGTACAGTCTGCAGTTATTCCTGCTCTTAAAGTATTTGCTACATAAGGTCCTAGTTCTCTTCCTTTCATTGTTGCTGAAATAAAAATAACAGCAGGTTTATATTTTTTGGCTAACTCAGCTATAGTCCTTGCATAGATATGAGGAGAATACATGGAAAGCCTTTCATCGTCTAGTACTATAACTTCATCAGCTCCATATTCTATAAACTCTTTTGCATATTTCTTTACATTATAACCAACTAACAATCCAACTATTTTGGTATTTAATTTTGATGCTATTTTATTTGCTGGAGTTAGCATTTGTAAACTAGGCTCAGATATTCCATTTTCATCTACTTCTCCTACTACCCATACATTTTTGAAATCATTAACGTTTTGGCAATCCCATTCCGGGCATATGTTACAATCTTTTTTAGGTTCAGAACTCATTATTTGCCACCCCCCTCTTTTAACGCTTTAATTATAGCCTTAGAAGCTTTTTCATCTTCAAGTAGTGTTTTTATTAGCCATTTTGCTGCATCTTCACCATCTTTTGGTTTGTAAACTATCTTTTTCCTTGGAACCTCCGGAACATCAACTGTTTTAGCTACTATTGTTGGTGAGCCTTTTAATCCTGTGCATCTGGGATCTAGCTTCATTTCATTATTTGTCCATGTTACAATTGGCTTCTCAACCTTATAGCGTATTTTATTTATAAGTCTAACGGGTCTAGGCTTCAAAGCTTTCATATGTGTCCCAATAACTGCAGGCATTTCTACTTCCCAATCTTCAATGGCATTTTCTAATACTCTTTCTACCAAAACCTTGTTGTTATCAATCAATTTGACGCTATGGGCATAATAAATATAAGGCCAATCTAGCCAACTCGCTGTTTGTGCACCTATATGTGCAGTACTTGAATCTATTGTTTCTTGACCAAATATTGCTAAATCTACTTTACCTATTTCTTTATCAATTTTTTCTATTGCTTTTGCTAATACATAGCTCGTTGCTAATGTATCCGCACCCGCATAGACTCTATCTGAGACCAAAATAGCTCTATCTACTCCCATTCCAATTAAATATTCTAATCCTCTAATGGCTGGAGGAGGAGACATTGTTAATGCTATTACTTCCCCTCCATACGCATCTTTTAATTGAAGTGCCAATTCTACTGCTGGCATGTCATGAGGATTAACTATGCTAGGTACGCCTTCTCTAATTAATGTACCTGTCTTAGGATCAATCCTAACTGATGTTGTTCCAGGAACCCATTTCATACCGACTACAATTCTCACTTATATCACCCCTTATGTAAACCTATAGAAAATACCCTTTCCACTTTTTGGATAATTCCAAGTTATTGCTTCCATCGGGCAAATGACTCTGCATGTTCCGCATTCTACACAACCTTCATAGCTAAATACTATGCCATTATCTGATAATACGTAACACCCTGCTGGGCATAGGTAAACGCAAGGCTTGTCTGGACAGTTTTTGCATTTATTATAATCAACAATTATGTGTGGATCTTCATCAACATTCCATATATCGCTTTGTAAAATATCTTCCAATTTCATTGGTTTTTCCTCTTTCTTCTCAGTTACTTGAGTTGAGCTCATAGAGTTTTCACCATCCCAAAAGCTTGAGAAATTAAATCAAAAGGTCCTACTTTCTCTTCCTTTAATGCCTGCATTAAGGCATCATATATAGTTTCTTGTGTAAACTCCCCTTCAAACATTTTTTCCATAACCTTCATTAGTATTGATGGATACTTTGACATTAATGGGCTATTCATTAACATCTCAGCCCCCCTATGCTTAAACAACTCATTATACATAAAGCTTCTTCTGATGTTTTTATCATATATCTCTAGGTTTTCATATGTAAAGCCTCCATTATTTCTAGCATATTCTACAGCTTCTGCCGCAAGTTTTCCACTGTAAACTGCATAATCTACTCCTCTAAACGTATAACCAGTAGATAATAGAAGGCCTGCTGCATCGCCTACAATTAATAAGCCTGGATATGCGAATTTATTTGGCATAAAATGTGTCGCTCCTTCAATAGTTAAATGCGCTCCATATTCTGATATTATTGCATCCTTCCAATAAGGTCTAAAATATGGATGGAATCTAAAGTCTTCGATTAGTTTAGAAACATGCTCATCTAATTGCCCATTTTCAATAAAGTTTATGGCATGTTTTAAATGGAATACAAGCCCCATACTAATTGAATCTTTGTTTGTATATATAAATCCTCCACCTGGAACTCCTTTAGTTATATCTCCCATAATAACCCATGCAACCCCTTCATTTGGGCCAACATTAAAACTCGATTCTATATTGCTTGCCCCTGTTTTTAGAATCTCCTTAACTCCTAAGGCTATGTTATCAGGTTTTAATCTTTCAACAATCCCTAACCTTTCTAATAAAAGTCTATTAACACCTTCGGCATCAATTACTACATCAGCCTCAATAAAATCCGGACCGCTTCTCACTCCAACAGCTTTTCCATCTTTCATTACTATTTCATCTATTGTAACTTCAGTTACAAATAAAGCGCCGGCATCCTCAGCCTTTTTTGACATCCATTGAGTTAATTGTGTTAAATACGAAACAAAGCTGATCTTCTTCTCAGCCTTATATTCAACAGTTATGACTTTTTCACCTTGAACCATACTTATTCTTTCTTTTGTTACCCATCTTTGTATTGGTGCTTCTTTATCTAGTTCTGGCCATACCTCTCTTATTGGAGGTGCATAGACTCTTCCTCCATAAAGATTTTTGTCTCCTAATCCCCTGCCTCTTTCTATAAGAAGAACTTTAAACCCTTTTTTTGCTAGTATGTACGCAGCCGCAGACCCCGATGGCCCAGCTCCAACTATAATAACATCAAACTTAGTAGGTATATCAGGCAAATCATTCACCCAAATCTATATTTCCAATATAGCAAATTATTAATAAGTGGTTAAAAACTAATTTAAAATACTTATAATAAACGTAAACTATATGAATATTTATTATTCTATTTAATCTTTGCTTTTATATAGAAATAATTAATTTAAAAAGCCTTTATTGGCTGTTCTGCACCGCAAGCTTCACATCTTAAAATCCATATTTTGCCACGATGCTCAATTCTGGTATCAATACTTCCACAAGTTGGACATTTTACATAGGATTTTATGAAAATATCTAATAACTGTTCTATAACTTTTCTAGAAACCTTAACGTTTAAAACTAATTGACCTGATACTTCTTCATAAGAACCAGCTGAAGCTAATTCTTTTAACAAATATCTAGAAACTAATGTAGGATCTCTCTTCAATTTTTGCGAGATGTCTCTAAAATTCTTTATTATGCTTTGTGTTCCAACTCTTATTAATTGCGGTTCTGGTAATTGTAAATCAGATGTACCGCTTTTTGGAGGTATTTTTTTGTAGACCCTTTCTAATAATTTATCATAATCTTGCAATAATTTATCATCTTGCATGCTCTATCCCTATGCTCCTGTAAATGCAGAGGTTATTAATTATTATCAATTTTAATAAGATAATGTGAAAACTCTTATAATCATTTTTAAATCCTAGGAATAACGATAATTATCGCGTGGGCCGGTAGCTCAGACTGGAAGAGCGCTCGGCTTGCACCCGAGAGGCCCCGGGTTCAAATCCCGGCCGGTCCATTTTTATTAAAAAAGTTATTGAGGTAATTAGACGAAATAATATAAATGAAGTATAGCATTATCTTTCTCATGTTAGTAGAAACATTTTTATACCTAATTTTAGCTTTTGTTGATTATTGACGAAAAATCTCCAACATTGGCAAGGTGAACTACCCTGCCCTCATGGAAGGGGGCAAAAGTCCACTTAACCCCCATCTAGTTAAAAAGGGCGTAAGAGTAAGGTATGTTAAGGTTGTTTACCAAGCTGGATGAGATGAATGGATTATCTAAATGGATAGTTACGAGCTAAACTCTATGCTAGAATGAGTATAATTAGAAGAATATGCAGGGATGAACTAATGGTGCTGTGGCTGATAATAACAACCGGTAAATGCAATTTAAAATGTGATTATTGCGGAGGATCTTATCCAAATAAATTTGTACCTTGGAATATAAAATACGATATAGAAAAATTAAAAGAGTTGATTTTAAAGGATAATTTCCCTACTGTTATATTTTATGGAGGAGAACCGTTATTAAATTATAAATATATAATGAATGTTATGGATAACATAAAAAAAGCAAGATTTGGAATACAAACAAATGGTCTTTTAGTTAAACTTTTACCAGAAGAATATTGGAAAAGAATTAATGTTGCATTGTTATCCATAGATGGAAGAGAAGAAATAAATGATAAACATAGAGGAAAAGGGGCCTACAATAAAGTTATTAATGCTGTAAAATACTTAAAGGAAATAAATCCTAATATAGAGACAATTGCTAGAATGACTGTAACAAAGGATTCTGATATATATGAGGAGGTTATGCATTTAATAAAACTAAAATTATTTGATAAAATACATTGGCAGCTTGATGTAATATGGGATGAAAAATGGGACTTTAATTCATGGGCTGAGAACAGCTATCTTCCTGGTCTTAAGAAATTAATGGAATATTTTTTAGATGGTTTAAGAAATGGAAGATTGATAAAAATTATTCCTTTTCTTGGTATATTAAGCGCTCATTATCATCAAGGATTTATAGGATATCCATGTGGGGCTGGATATAAATCTGTAACAGTTTCTAGTGATGGAAGAATTTTATCATGTCCAATAGCTGTAAGAGAAAATTGGTCGGTTCTTGGTTATGTAAATAAAGGTTTTAATTTAATAAAAGACCCCTTGCCTGATTATTGTAAAAATTGTGATTTAAAAAGGTATTGCGGCGGTAGATGTTTATACATGCATATGGAACCTTATTGGGGCAAAGAAGGATTTATAAGCGTTGATAATATTAATAAAAAATACATTAAAATGGTTTTATCAATAATACCTGAGGTAGATAATTTGATTAAAAATGGTATTATAAGTTTAGATAGCCTATATTATGACCCAACTCTTGATTCAACAGAAGTAATCCCATAGATTATGGCTTGAAATTACTATTTTCTGCATAACTTATAAAATCATTAAATGCATCTTCAAAAGGGGTAAACTTAAAATCTTCTAAATATCTACTTTTGAAAATATAAGATCCTTTAATAGATCTATAAATCATTTTTACAGGTGAAGTATATGGAGTTATATGATATAAAAATTTGATCAACCCACTTAAGGGTATGGTAATGCATCTTTTCTTTTTAAAATAATCGCAAATTCTAGAAGAGACCTTTTCAAGATCAATTTTTTCTGGCCAGTTAACATAGATCCATTTACCATCGAACTTCCCATTGGTTGATATATCTACTACTTTAGCCAAATCTTTTGAATAAACAAGATTTTCTCCCCCAATTTTTATTTTTATATTTCTTTTAGCTAAATTATAAATATATTTCCATTGCGTTTCATACGCATATGGACCAAAAACTGTAGTTGGCCTTAATATTACAAATTTATTTTTTAGATCATCTTTATTTTTTATTAATAATTTTTCACCTTCAGCCTTTGAAATTTCGTATGGAAACTTTTGATTGAAAATTTCTTTATTTAAATGATCATCTTCTTCAAATAAAATTGATCCTTCTTTGATCTTAGCTTCACCTATTGAACCAACACTACTTATATATATATAACTCTTGATGATATTTCTTTAGCGACCTTAATTACATCTTCTAAAATATTTACATGGGCAACCATCATTTCTTTTAGATTCCCTGAAATTATTCCTATTGTGTAAATAAAATTATCTGCATCTAGATTCTTTAAACCATTATAATCAATTTTATCTAAAACAATGAATTCTGCCCCCAATTCTTTTAATCTTTTAGTTATATTAGGCCTCTTTTCTATTGAAGATTTTCTGGTAACAATAACCACATTACTATCTTTAGATAATTCTTCTGCGATGTTTACTCCAACAAAACCAACGCCCCCTATTATAGCATTTTTGCTCATATCATATCCACAATTTATTTTATAGAAAACTAATTTTTTAAGTATTTATTTATATTAAATAAATTAATGAGATAGTTTTAATACATCCCTTAACATTACTAAATTGTTTCTTTTTGAATATTTAGAATTTGTTTTGAATATAGGGTTTTATATTTCTTCGTTTTTTAAAAATACCTAGACAGGTGGAAATTTGAAATACAATTCAAACGATTTCATAATAAGGGTAGCAAATGAAGATGATATACCAGAAGTAATGGAAGTAAATCTAAGGACTTTACCTGAAAACTATTGGTATGGTTTTTATAAGTTCGTATTAGATAGATGGGGTGATATATTTCTAATTGCGGAACTAAATGGAAAAATTATAGGGTATATAATGAATAGAATTGAAGATACTAGAGATCCAGTATTATTAGGCAAAGAAAATGAGCTTTCCCATAATAAGGAAAAGAAAAAAAGTTTTGATAACATAATGTCCTCTTTAAAAAATGTTTTTTCCGAATCTCATAAAGTAGGTCATGTAATATCAATAGCTGTTCTTCCGGAATATAGGAAAAAAGGTATTGGAACTGCTTTATTAAAAGAGGCAATCTCTAGGATGAAAGATAATTATAATGCAGAATCTGTTTATTTAGAAGTTAGAGTATCGAATAATGATGCTATAAGTTTATATAAAAAGATGGGATTTGAAGAGGTTAGAATTATAAAAGAATATTATAGGGATGGAGAAGATGCATACGTAATGGTAAAAATATTATAAAATCAATGCATTTTGATATAAAAGCTTAGTTTTTAAATCTTTTAAATAAAGGTATAATAGGTGTTTGGGTTTGGATATCGAAGAATCTAAGTTTCATCCATCATCTGCTATTATAAAAAGTTATAGTGATAATCTTTATGATAAGTGCATAATTTTAGCTGTAACTGCAAGTATTTCCCTTTACCGATCATTAGATACAGCAAGATGGTTACTAAGAAGAGGTGCTAAGGTAAA includes:
- the rimI gene encoding ribosomal protein S18-alanine N-acetyltransferase yields the protein MKYNSNDFIIRVANEDDIPEVMEVNLRTLPENYWYGFYKFVLDRWGDIFLIAELNGKIIGYIMNRIEDTRDPVLLGKENELSHNKEKKKSFDNIMSSLKNVFSESHKVGHVISIAVLPEYRKKGIGTALLKEAISRMKDNYNAESVYLEVRVSNNDAISLYKKMGFEEVRIIKEYYRDGEDAYVMVKIL